A window of Exiguobacterium sp. Helios genomic DNA:
ACTGATTACGTGGTGCAAATGCATCACCGACTGGTGGGTGCAATAAGTTCGGTGGTGTTCCAGGAATTGCCGGTAAGTCTTGCGAACGATCGTCAGACGGTCGTGGCATTGATCCAAGCAGTCCCCATGTGTAAGGGTGACGTGGCTCATAGAAAATTTCATCGACCGTTCCTTTTTCAATCAACTTCCCAGCATACATAACCGCTACACGGTCTGCCATGTTCGCTACGACACCAAGATCGTGTGTAATGAAGATGATAGCTGTACCTGTTTTTTGCTGGATGTCTTTTAACAACTCAAGAATCTGTGCCTGAATCGTAACATCGAGTGCTGTCGTCGGCTCATCGGCAATCAAGACTTTAGGATTACAAGCCAGTGCAATCGCGATAACAATCCGTTGACGCATCCCGCCTGATAGTTGGTGCGGATATTGTTTCAGACGTGCTTCCGGGTTCGGAATTCCGACGAGTGTCAGTAATTCTAACGTCCGTTTTTTAGCTGCATCGCCTGTCAATCCCTGGTGGCGTTTCAAACCTTCGGCAATCTGTTTGAAGATGGTCATCGTCGGATTTAATGATGTCATCGGATCCTGGAAGATCATCGCGATATCACGACCACGTACTTTTTGCATCTCTTTATCAGAGAGTTTGACCAGATCACGGCCGTCAAACATGATTTCACCTTTTGTGATTTCACCGGGAGGATTCGGAATCAAACGCATGATAGCTTTTGATGTAACCGATTTACCTGAGCCGGATTCACCAACGATGGCAAGTGTTTCGCCTTTCTTTAAATCAAACGATACGCCGCGGACGGCTTGAACCGTCCCAGCATACGTATGGAAAGCGACAGTCAGGTCGCGTACTGATAAAATAGTTTCCATTGTGGATGAACTCCTCTCTTATTTCCGTTAGCGACGCAGACGTGGGTCGAACGCATCACGTAATCCATCGGCTAGCATGTTAAAGCTGATCATGACAAGTACGAGGATTGTCGATGGGATGACGAGCAAGTAAGGGAATGTTTTTAATTCTTTGTACCCTTCATTGATCAATGTACCCAGTGATGGTTGTGGTGGAGCAAGACCAAGACCGATGAAGCTTAGGAAAGCCTCGAAGAAGATTGCACCTGGAATCGTGAACATCAATGAAATGATGATTGTACCGAGTGTATTTGGAATCAAATGCTTGAATACTAAACGTGCGCTAGAAGCACCAAGTGTGCGTGCTGCAAGAACGAATTCCTGGTTCTTAAGTTTCAGGATCTGTCCGCGGACGAGTCGACTCATCCCAATCCAGCCGGTGATCGTCATCGCGAGGATGATGGTCGTGATTCCGGGTTCAAGAATCAAGATGAACAAGATGATTAAAATCAAGTTCGGAATCCCTGTCAGGATTTCCGCAATCCGTTGCATGATATTATCGACGCGTCCACCGTAGTAAGCAGAAATTCCGCCATACGTGACACCGACTAGAACATCAATGATTGCTGCGACAAGACCGATGAAGAGTGAAATTCGTGTTCCTTCCCAGACACGTGACCATAAGTCACGACCGAGATGGTCCGTACCAAACCAAAATGTATCTTTGACTTGTTTCGTTTCATAAAAATCGATTGGCTTTTCACCAAGTGTTGCCATTCCGTCAAAACCAGCCCACTCAAGACCTGTAATTTTTGGCGGTAGTTTAGCTTGAGTAATCGTTTGGGTATAAGCATCTCTACCGGACAACATCGGTCCGAAGAGTGATAACAGTGCGATGATGACGATGATGACGAGCGACAGGATTGCCGCTTTGTTTTTACGAAGGCGTGTCCAGGCATCCTGCCAGAAGTTTAAGCTTTTTCCGGCAATCCGCTCACCCGCTTGTTCATTAAATTCTACTGGTTGGAACAGTGATGAGTCGAACTGTTCTGCTTTTGCGTTTGAATTTTGTTCTGCCATTATTTGCTACCCCCCAAACGAATCCGTGGATCGACGACACCGTACAGAATATCGACGAGCAAGATCATAAAGATAAAGACTGCCGAGAAGAACAGCGTTGTCCCCATGATAACCGTATAGTCATTTTGTGTGATGGACGAAACGAACAATTCACCAAGACCCGGTACGGCAAAGATTTTTTCAATAACGAATGTTCCTGTAATCAAGGCTGCTGTCATTGGTCCAAGAATCGTGATGGCTGGAATCAAGGCGTTACGCACCATGTGTTTCCAAGTGATCGATTGACCGTCTAGGCCTTTTGCTTTAGCAAGTGTCACGTAATCCTGACCGGTGACTTCAAGCATCTCCGTTCGAACGAAACGGGCAATTGAGGCTGTTACTCCAAGCGATAAGGAAACGGTCGGAAGAATCGTATGTGCTGGACTTTCCCAGAAGGCTACTGGCAATACGCCCCATTTCACTCCGATATAATATTGAAGAAGTGACGCAAATACGAATGATGGCACGGAAATCCCTAGTACCGAAATGAACATCGCACCGTAATCAACTGCTGTATTGTGGCGAAGAGCCGCGACAACACCGAGGACAAGACCAAGAACTACACCGAGAATAAGGG
This region includes:
- a CDS encoding ABC transporter ATP-binding protein; the protein is METILSVRDLTVAFHTYAGTVQAVRGVSFDLKKGETLAIVGESGSGKSVTSKAIMRLIPNPPGEITKGEIMFDGRDLVKLSDKEMQKVRGRDIAMIFQDPMTSLNPTMTIFKQIAEGLKRHQGLTGDAAKKRTLELLTLVGIPNPEARLKQYPHQLSGGMRQRIVIAIALACNPKVLIADEPTTALDVTIQAQILELLKDIQQKTGTAIIFITHDLGVVANMADRVAVMYAGKLIEKGTVDEIFYEPRHPYTWGLLGSMPRPSDDRSQDLPAIPGTPPNLLHPPVGDAFAPRNQYAMKIDFEKEPPFFPITDTHEAATWLLHPQAPYVEPPVAIRDLALKYRPDSTFAKSLLKGGLK
- the opp3C gene encoding oligopeptide ABC transporter permease, with amino-acid sequence MAEQNSNAKAEQFDSSLFQPVEFNEQAGERIAGKSLNFWQDAWTRLRKNKAAILSLVIIVIIALLSLFGPMLSGRDAYTQTITQAKLPPKITGLEWAGFDGMATLGEKPIDFYETKQVKDTFWFGTDHLGRDLWSRVWEGTRISLFIGLVAAIIDVLVGVTYGGISAYYGGRVDNIMQRIAEILTGIPNLILIILFILILEPGITTIILAMTITGWIGMSRLVRGQILKLKNQEFVLAARTLGASSARLVFKHLIPNTLGTIIISLMFTIPGAIFFEAFLSFIGLGLAPPQPSLGTLINEGYKELKTFPYLLVIPSTILVLVMISFNMLADGLRDAFDPRLRR
- the opp3b gene encoding oligopeptide ABC transporter permease gives rise to the protein MGRYLAQRLVYGVLTFLLIASFTFFLMDLLPGSPFQNQEKLSPEQLDILRDKYNLNDPLPQRYAAYMVNLVQGDLGVSFKYDSRPVTDLIMERIGPSAQLGIQALILGVVLGLVLGVVAALRHNTAVDYGAMFISVLGISVPSFVFASLLQYYIGVKWGVLPVAFWESPAHTILPTVSLSLGVTASIARFVRTEMLEVTGQDYVTLAKAKGLDGQSITWKHMVRNALIPAITILGPMTAALITGTFVIEKIFAVPGLGELFVSSITQNDYTVIMGTTLFFSAVFIFMILLVDILYGVVDPRIRLGGSK